In one window of Thermus aquaticus DNA:
- the purH gene encoding bifunctional phosphoribosylaminoimidazolecarboxamide formyltransferase/IMP cyclohydrolase: MWALLSVSDKRGLVPFAQGLLRLGFKLLATGGTFRVLEEAGLPVTYISDFTGFPEVLSGRVKTLHPKVHAALLARPDQEEELKALGFERIRVLAVNLYPFRETVARGASFHEALEQIDIGGPAMLRAAAKNHEAVLPVCDPEDYERVLVALERGPEPEFRRELARKAFAHTATYDAAISEWLSGEKFPEEKFLVLKRLSPLRYGENPHQEAALYRVVGEEGPLLKAQVLQGKAMSFNNYLDAEAAWNLVSEFTEPACVAIKHQNPCGVALGREALEAYQKAYEADPVSIFGGIVALNRPVDGPTARAMGEVFLEVVLAPEFTEEALALLARKKNLRLLRVPEPAEGPYLDLRRLRGGLLLQDADTYDPVAPRVVTQKAPTEAEWRDLWFAWKVVKHARSNAIVVAKGGKTLGIGVGQTNRLAAARQALEAAGEEARGAVLASDAFFPFDDVVRLAGTFGIAAIIQPGGSVRDGDSIQAADELGLAMVFTGVRHFRH; the protein is encoded by the coding sequence GTGTGGGCGCTCCTTTCCGTTTCCGATAAGCGGGGGCTAGTGCCCTTCGCCCAGGGCCTCTTGAGGCTTGGCTTTAAGCTTCTCGCCACCGGGGGGACCTTCAGGGTCCTTGAGGAGGCGGGCCTTCCCGTCACCTACATCTCCGACTTCACCGGCTTTCCCGAGGTTCTTTCGGGGCGGGTCAAGACCCTCCACCCCAAGGTCCACGCCGCTCTCCTGGCCCGGCCCGACCAGGAGGAGGAGCTGAAGGCCCTGGGGTTTGAGCGGATCAGGGTTTTAGCGGTGAACCTCTACCCCTTCCGGGAGACCGTGGCCCGGGGGGCTTCCTTCCACGAGGCCCTGGAGCAGATAGACATCGGGGGGCCCGCCATGCTGCGGGCCGCCGCCAAGAACCACGAGGCGGTGCTGCCCGTCTGCGATCCCGAGGACTACGAGCGGGTTCTTGTGGCGCTGGAGCGGGGTCCTGAGCCCGAGTTCAGGAGGGAGCTTGCCCGCAAGGCCTTCGCCCACACCGCCACCTACGACGCCGCCATCAGCGAGTGGCTTTCCGGGGAGAAGTTCCCCGAGGAGAAGTTTTTGGTTCTGAAGCGGCTTTCCCCCCTCCGCTACGGGGAAAACCCCCACCAGGAGGCCGCCCTTTACCGGGTGGTGGGGGAGGAGGGGCCCCTCCTCAAGGCCCAGGTCCTCCAGGGCAAGGCCATGAGCTTCAACAACTACCTGGACGCCGAGGCCGCCTGGAACCTGGTCTCGGAGTTCACCGAGCCCGCCTGCGTGGCCATCAAGCACCAGAACCCCTGCGGCGTGGCCCTGGGCCGGGAGGCCCTCGAGGCCTACCAGAAGGCCTACGAGGCCGACCCCGTTAGCATCTTCGGGGGGATCGTGGCGCTAAACCGCCCGGTGGACGGCCCCACGGCCCGGGCCATGGGCGAGGTCTTTCTGGAGGTGGTCCTGGCCCCGGAGTTCACCGAGGAGGCCCTGGCCCTCCTGGCCCGCAAGAAGAACCTGAGGCTTCTCCGCGTGCCCGAGCCGGCAGAGGGCCCTTACCTGGACCTGAGGCGGCTTAGGGGCGGGCTCCTCCTCCAGGACGCCGACACCTATGACCCCGTGGCGCCCAGGGTGGTCACCCAAAAGGCCCCCACCGAGGCGGAGTGGCGGGACCTCTGGTTCGCCTGGAAGGTGGTGAAGCACGCCCGCTCCAACGCCATCGTGGTGGCCAAGGGGGGGAAGACCCTGGGGATCGGGGTGGGGCAGACCAACCGCCTGGCCGCCGCCCGGCAGGCCCTCGAGGCCGCCGGGGAGGAGGCCCGGGGGGCCGTCTTGGCCTCGGACGCCTTCTTCCCCTTTGACGACGTGGTGCGCCTGGCCGGGACCTTCGGCATCGCCGCCATCATCCAGCCCGGGGGGAGCGTGCGGGACGGGGACTCTATTCAGGCTGCCGACGAGCTGGGCCTGGCCATGGTCTTCACCGGCGTGCGGCACTTCCGCCACTGA
- a CDS encoding GatB/YqeY domain-containing protein: MIYEAIKETIKEAMKARDQRTLDFARVVKAELDRKGNGKPLPDEEAVKVLKALKEIALEQGNTFEVEFLDRFLPKEMSEEELEAWIRENIDFSQFKTPLAAIGAVTKALGPRAPGEKVRRVIERMTR; this comes from the coding sequence ATGATCTACGAGGCCATCAAGGAGACCATTAAGGAGGCCATGAAGGCCCGGGACCAGAGGACCCTGGACTTCGCCCGGGTGGTGAAGGCGGAGCTGGACCGCAAGGGGAACGGCAAGCCCCTCCCCGATGAGGAGGCGGTCAAGGTCCTGAAGGCCCTGAAGGAGATCGCCCTGGAGCAGGGGAACACCTTTGAGGTGGAGTTCCTGGACCGCTTCCTGCCCAAGGAGATGTCGGAGGAGGAGCTGGAGGCCTGGATCCGGGAGAACATAGACTTTTCCCAGTTCAAGACCCCCCTGGCCGCCATCGGGGCCGTGACCAAGGCCCTGGGCCCCAGGGCCCCGGGGGAGAAGGTGCGCCGGGTCATTGAGCGCATGACGCGATGA
- a CDS encoding NUDIX domain-containing protein — MSPWKRLTLEEILSEPVRLVRERLLTHTGKEITYIYRPGPVAASFVLPVTEGATALLIRQYRHPTGKFLLEVPAGKVDPGETPMEAAKRELMEEVGAEAQTYLPLPPFHPQPSFTAVVFHPFLALGARRVGRPALEDGELLEPVEIPLAELYALLERGEVQDASTALTLFYARPHLKARGLL, encoded by the coding sequence ATGAGCCCCTGGAAGCGGCTTACCCTGGAGGAGATCCTCTCCGAGCCCGTGCGCCTGGTGCGGGAGCGCCTCCTGACCCACACCGGTAAGGAGATCACCTACATCTACCGCCCGGGGCCCGTGGCGGCCAGCTTCGTCCTGCCGGTGACGGAAGGGGCCACCGCCCTTCTCATCCGCCAGTACCGCCACCCCACGGGCAAGTTCCTCCTGGAGGTGCCGGCCGGCAAGGTGGACCCCGGGGAAACCCCCATGGAGGCGGCCAAGAGGGAGCTTATGGAGGAGGTGGGGGCGGAGGCCCAGACCTACCTACCCCTTCCCCCCTTCCACCCCCAGCCCTCCTTCACCGCCGTGGTCTTCCATCCCTTTCTGGCCCTGGGGGCCAGGCGGGTGGGCCGGCCGGCCCTCGAGGACGGCGAACTCCTAGAGCCCGTGGAAATCCCCCTCGCTGAGCTTTACGCCCTCCTGGAGCGGGGCGAGGTCCAGGACGCCTCCACCGCCCTCACCCTCTTCTACGCCAGGCCCCACCTAAAGGCCAGGGGCCTCCTCTAA
- a CDS encoding acetyl ornithine aminotransferase family protein yields the protein MKPEVKTPLPGPKAQELLARGEKVLSPSYVRPYPFVPARGQGVFLEDVDGNVFLDFMAGIAVNTTGYAHPRGLAAVKAQAERFAHVCFSDFTHEPTLSLAERLVAKVGGGYRVFFGNSGTEGIEAAIKLVRHHTGRPYLLAFTGAFHGRSLGALSLTASKSAYRKGFAPLLPGVVHVPFPNPFRPPLGASPEEVGEAVLAHLEHLFATVLPPEEVAAFFLEPIQGEGGYVLPPAGFLPKLKALLERHGILLVADEVQTGAGRTGRFLALEHEGVEADVYVLAKGLASGYPLSAVLFREELGSWRPGAHGTTFGGQAVAAAAAQATLDLLEGGLMENAREVGAFLLAGLREMQKRFPFLGDVRGRGLMIGLDFGSPEEPRPDLRDKAQRLAFEKGLLTLAAGPSALRLAPPLVLSREEAALGLEILEEALKSL from the coding sequence ATGAAACCCGAGGTGAAAACGCCCCTGCCGGGCCCCAAGGCCCAGGAGCTCCTCGCCCGGGGGGAAAAGGTCCTCTCCCCCTCCTACGTCCGCCCCTACCCCTTCGTCCCCGCCCGGGGCCAGGGGGTTTTTCTGGAGGACGTGGACGGCAACGTCTTCCTGGACTTCATGGCGGGCATCGCCGTCAACACCACGGGCTACGCCCACCCGAGGGGATTGGCGGCGGTGAAGGCCCAGGCGGAGCGCTTCGCCCACGTCTGCTTCTCCGACTTCACCCACGAGCCCACCCTCTCCCTGGCCGAGCGCCTGGTGGCCAAGGTGGGCGGCGGGTACCGGGTCTTCTTCGGCAACTCCGGCACCGAGGGGATTGAGGCCGCCATCAAGCTGGTGCGCCACCACACGGGAAGGCCCTACCTCCTGGCCTTCACCGGGGCCTTCCACGGAAGAAGCCTGGGGGCCCTCTCCCTCACCGCCAGCAAAAGCGCCTACCGCAAGGGCTTCGCCCCCCTCCTTCCTGGGGTGGTCCACGTCCCCTTCCCCAACCCCTTCCGCCCCCCCTTAGGCGCAAGCCCAGAGGAGGTGGGGGAAGCGGTTCTGGCCCACCTGGAGCACCTCTTCGCCACCGTCCTGCCCCCCGAGGAGGTGGCCGCCTTCTTCCTGGAGCCCATCCAGGGGGAAGGGGGCTACGTCCTGCCCCCGGCCGGCTTCCTTCCAAAGCTCAAGGCCCTCCTGGAGCGGCACGGCATCCTCCTGGTGGCCGACGAGGTCCAGACCGGGGCCGGGCGCACCGGGCGCTTTCTGGCCCTGGAGCACGAGGGGGTGGAGGCCGACGTCTACGTCCTGGCCAAGGGCCTGGCCTCGGGCTACCCCTTGAGCGCCGTCCTCTTTCGCGAGGAGCTCGGGAGCTGGCGCCCCGGGGCCCACGGCACCACCTTCGGCGGCCAGGCGGTGGCGGCGGCCGCGGCCCAGGCCACCCTGGACCTCCTCGAGGGGGGCCTCATGGAAAACGCCAGGGAGGTGGGGGCCTTCCTCCTCGCCGGCCTAAGGGAGATGCAGAAGCGCTTTCCCTTCCTGGGGGACGTGCGGGGCCGGGGCCTCATGATCGGCCTGGATTTCGGAAGCCCCGAGGAGCCCCGCCCGGACCTCCGGGACAAGGCCCAAAGGCTCGCCTTTGAAAAGGGCCTCCTCACCCTGGCGGCGGGGCCCTCCGCCCTGCGCCTGGCCCCGCCCCTCGTCCTCTCCCGGGAGGAGGCGGCCCTGGGCCTGGAGATCCTGGAAGAGGCCCTCAAAAGCCTTTAA
- a CDS encoding BMP family ABC transporter substrate-binding protein: MRRLLAFLLAALGLSLAQGEKLKACFIYVGPIGDAGWTYAHDVGRKKAEAALPWLETRYVESVPEAQALPVMDRFVREGCQVIFATSFGYGEAVLEAAKKYPEVIFAHATGLKRAPNVATYMADFYQVYYLNGLAAGALTKTGKVGYVAAFPIPEVKRHINAFTLGVRAVNPKAQVLVRWINAWYDPAKAREATEALLAQGADVFAFTEDTPTVIQTAARKGAYSFGHYTPMLKFAPDHVVSGQIVHWEVIYMDFLKKVKEGVYTAKNLENVDYFWLLQHGAVEMGADYGVPINPKHVPLLRKAQMTVGGKKVAVYDRIMALLKDMSSPKPTFDPFTGPIKDRKGVVRIPAGRKASLRELLTMEWAAPGVVGDWPGEPK, translated from the coding sequence ATGCGAAGACTCCTGGCGTTTTTGTTGGCGGCCCTGGGCCTTTCCCTGGCCCAGGGGGAGAAGCTGAAGGCCTGCTTTATCTATGTGGGGCCCATCGGGGACGCAGGCTGGACCTACGCCCACGATGTGGGCCGGAAGAAGGCCGAGGCCGCCTTGCCCTGGCTGGAGACCCGGTACGTGGAAAGCGTCCCGGAGGCCCAGGCCCTGCCCGTCATGGACCGGTTTGTGCGGGAGGGGTGCCAGGTCATCTTCGCCACCAGCTTCGGGTACGGGGAGGCGGTGCTGGAGGCGGCCAAGAAGTACCCTGAGGTCATCTTCGCCCACGCCACCGGCCTCAAGCGGGCCCCCAACGTGGCCACCTACATGGCGGACTTCTACCAGGTCTACTACCTGAACGGCCTGGCCGCCGGGGCCCTCACCAAGACGGGCAAGGTGGGGTACGTGGCCGCTTTCCCCATCCCCGAGGTGAAGCGGCACATCAACGCCTTCACCCTGGGGGTCAGGGCGGTCAACCCCAAGGCCCAGGTCCTGGTGCGCTGGATCAACGCCTGGTACGACCCGGCCAAGGCCCGGGAGGCCACCGAGGCCCTTCTCGCCCAGGGGGCCGACGTCTTCGCCTTCACCGAGGACACGCCCACCGTCATCCAGACCGCCGCCAGGAAGGGGGCCTACTCCTTCGGCCACTACACCCCCATGCTCAAGTTCGCCCCCGACCACGTGGTCTCCGGGCAGATCGTCCACTGGGAGGTCATCTACATGGACTTCCTGAAGAAGGTGAAGGAGGGCGTCTACACCGCCAAGAACCTGGAGAACGTGGACTACTTCTGGCTCCTCCAGCACGGGGCCGTGGAGATGGGGGCCGACTACGGGGTGCCCATCAACCCCAAGCACGTGCCCCTTCTGCGGAAGGCCCAGATGACCGTGGGGGGCAAGAAGGTGGCCGTCTACGACCGGATCATGGCCCTCCTCAAGGACATGTCTAGCCCCAAGCCCACCTTTGACCCCTTCACCGGGCCCATCAAGGACCGCAAGGGGGTGGTGCGGATCCCGGCGGGAAGGAAGGCCTCCCTCCGGGAGCTCCTCACCATGGAGTGGGCGGCGCCCGGCGTGGTGGGGGACTGGCCGGGGGAGCCCAAGTAG
- a CDS encoding ABC transporter permease, with protein MEEALLRAVLFGTPILLASLGALVSERSGVVNLGVEGIMALSALAAFGVALGAGPYLGLLAGVGTGVLGGMVLGLFAVTLRANQFVAGLAVAALGLGASGLLGKRYEGLPLEWTLPEGGMALLAFLLALLLHHLLYRSRFGLYLRSVGENPKAADLFGVSVDGVRYGALALGGGLIGLAGAYLSLAYRPSWTDGMTAGLGWVAIALVILAAWEPLRAVLGAYLFGLLFFLQFRLQGSVPIPSEAFGAMPYLLVILVLALSGRARAPKALGVPFERGR; from the coding sequence ATGGAAGAAGCCCTGTTGCGCGCGGTGCTCTTTGGAACCCCCATCCTCCTGGCCTCCCTGGGGGCCCTCGTCTCGGAGCGGAGCGGGGTGGTGAATCTGGGCGTGGAGGGGATCATGGCCCTTTCGGCCCTGGCCGCCTTCGGCGTGGCCCTGGGGGCGGGCCCCTACCTGGGCCTTCTGGCGGGGGTGGGGACCGGGGTCCTAGGGGGGATGGTCTTGGGCCTCTTCGCCGTCACTTTGAGGGCCAACCAGTTCGTGGCCGGCCTGGCGGTGGCCGCTTTGGGCCTGGGGGCCTCGGGGCTTTTGGGGAAGCGGTACGAGGGCCTGCCCCTGGAGTGGACCCTTCCCGAGGGGGGCATGGCCCTCCTGGCCTTTTTGCTGGCCCTTTTGCTCCACCATCTCCTCTACCGGAGCCGCTTCGGCCTCTACCTTCGGAGCGTGGGGGAGAACCCCAAGGCGGCGGACCTCTTCGGGGTCAGCGTGGACGGGGTCCGCTACGGGGCCCTGGCCCTGGGGGGCGGGCTCATCGGCCTGGCCGGGGCCTACCTCTCCCTGGCCTACCGGCCCTCCTGGACCGACGGGATGACGGCGGGGTTAGGGTGGGTGGCCATCGCCCTGGTGATCCTGGCGGCCTGGGAGCCCCTCAGGGCTGTCCTTGGGGCCTACCTTTTCGGCCTCCTTTTCTTCCTGCAGTTTCGGCTCCAGGGCAGTGTACCTATACCCAGCGAGGCCTTTGGCGCCATGCCCTACCTTTTGGTTATCCTGGTCCTGGCCCTATCGGGCCGCGCCCGGGCGCCCAAGGCCCTGGGCGTGCCCTTTGAGCGGGGGAGGTGA
- a CDS encoding ABC transporter permease — translation MRLELDPNPRPQKTFLAYALFLLLAFLLLGALFLAYGVSPLKAYALLLSPLTDPLGLAEIARRTIPLLLIGAGLSLAFRVGFFNIGAEGQLLLGAVGAAYAALFLPVGPWTLPLMFLLGGGLGAIWAGLAAWLRVRFGASEILTTLMQNYLAYYLVVYLVAGPWKGQMVFGFLYTDRFPQEAQLPRLGETLVHWPTLLLGVAAAMILLLLLFRTPLGFAFRVQGENPLAARYLGLPGGRLLFLTALISGLLSGFAGVGEVAGIHLRLLEPAQISLGYGFTAILAAWLARGRPLLVLLTAPLLGLILAGGDALKLSLSMPFRVVDVVSGLLLLALIGAEASSRHRILWRR, via the coding sequence ATGAGGCTGGAGCTGGACCCCAACCCCAGGCCGCAAAAGACCTTCCTGGCCTACGCCCTCTTCCTCCTCTTGGCCTTCCTTTTGCTGGGGGCTCTCTTCCTGGCCTACGGGGTCTCCCCCCTCAAGGCCTACGCCCTCCTCCTCTCTCCCCTCACCGACCCCCTGGGCCTAGCCGAGATCGCCCGGCGCACCATCCCCCTCCTCCTCATCGGGGCAGGGCTTTCCCTGGCCTTTAGGGTGGGGTTTTTCAACATCGGGGCCGAGGGCCAGCTCCTCCTGGGGGCCGTGGGGGCCGCCTACGCCGCCCTCTTCTTGCCCGTGGGGCCCTGGACCCTCCCCCTCATGTTCCTCCTAGGGGGCGGGCTTGGGGCCATCTGGGCTGGGCTTGCCGCCTGGCTCAGGGTGCGCTTTGGGGCCAGCGAGATCCTCACCACCCTGATGCAGAACTACCTGGCCTACTACCTGGTGGTCTACCTGGTGGCCGGGCCCTGGAAGGGGCAGATGGTCTTTGGCTTCCTTTACACGGACCGCTTTCCCCAGGAGGCCCAGCTCCCCCGGCTGGGGGAGACCCTGGTCCACTGGCCCACCCTCCTCCTGGGGGTGGCGGCGGCCATGATCCTCCTCCTCCTCCTTTTCCGCACCCCTTTGGGCTTCGCCTTTCGGGTCCAGGGGGAAAACCCCTTGGCGGCCCGGTATCTGGGCCTGCCCGGGGGGAGGCTCCTTTTCCTTACCGCTCTCATTAGCGGCCTCCTTTCCGGCTTCGCCGGGGTGGGGGAGGTGGCGGGCATCCACCTGAGGCTTCTGGAGCCCGCCCAGATCTCCTTGGGTTACGGCTTCACCGCCATTCTGGCGGCCTGGCTGGCCCGGGGGAGGCCCCTTCTGGTCCTCCTCACGGCCCCCCTCCTGGGCCTGATCCTGGCCGGGGGGGATGCCCTGAAGCTCTCCCTTTCCATGCCCTTTAGGGTGGTGGATGTGGTGAGCGGGCTTTTGCTTCTGGCCCTGATCGGGGCCGAGGCCTCGAGCCGGCACCGGATCCTCTGGAGGCGCTGA
- a CDS encoding ABC transporter ATP-binding protein, with protein sequence MLRLEKITKRFGSVVANWGVSLEVGRGEVLALLGENGAGKTTLVSVLYGLYAPDEGRILLEGKEVRIPSPRAAQRLGIALVPQHPELIEAHSVAENLALGLDLPPFFSRRGLLGRLRGLLSDHPLGVDLEAPVHRLSAGEKQRVELLRALLNRPRVLILDEPTSVLTPKEAEDLFQEIRRLKARGLAVIFISHKLDEVLAIADRIAVLRGGEKVGELRREEADKDTLIRLMVGRSVAPPPKAPPPREEVVLEVEGLTVPRHGFPVQGVSFALRAGEVLGIAGVAGSGQAELLEALAGLRPYRGQVRFLGAPLPKDPARLFALGVAHVPEERAMGVVGGMSVAENLALRTYPRYAPRGLLDYRAMERDAEGLIARYRIQTPSPGTPVRFLSGGNVQKVILARELKDGPRLVLAMHPTYGVDVGAAEEVHARLLDLVREGAAVLLVSEDLDEILALSHRVAAMHRGRLVGPVPREEMSRERLGRMMTEGRA encoded by the coding sequence ATGTTGCGGCTGGAGAAGATCACCAAGCGCTTCGGTTCCGTGGTGGCCAACTGGGGGGTGAGCCTCGAGGTGGGCCGGGGAGAGGTCCTGGCCCTCCTTGGGGAGAATGGGGCGGGGAAGACCACCCTGGTCAGCGTCCTCTACGGCCTCTACGCCCCCGACGAGGGGCGGATCCTCTTGGAGGGAAAGGAGGTGCGCATCCCCTCGCCCCGGGCGGCCCAGCGCCTGGGCATCGCCCTGGTGCCCCAGCACCCCGAGCTCATAGAGGCCCACAGCGTGGCGGAGAACCTGGCCCTGGGCCTGGACCTGCCTCCCTTTTTCAGCCGCAGGGGCCTCCTTGGGCGCCTGCGGGGGCTTCTCTCCGATCACCCTCTGGGGGTGGACCTGGAGGCGCCCGTCCACCGCCTCTCCGCCGGGGAGAAGCAGCGGGTGGAGCTTCTGAGGGCCCTCCTCAACCGGCCCAGGGTCCTGATCCTGGACGAGCCCACCAGCGTCCTCACCCCCAAGGAGGCCGAGGACCTCTTCCAGGAGATCCGGCGCCTCAAGGCCAGGGGCCTCGCCGTCATCTTCATCAGCCACAAGCTGGACGAGGTGCTGGCCATCGCCGACCGCATCGCCGTCCTTAGGGGCGGGGAAAAGGTGGGGGAGCTTAGGCGGGAAGAGGCCGACAAGGACACCCTCATCCGCCTCATGGTGGGCCGGAGTGTGGCCCCGCCCCCCAAGGCCCCCCCGCCCAGGGAGGAAGTGGTCTTGGAGGTGGAGGGGCTTACGGTGCCCCGGCACGGCTTCCCCGTCCAGGGGGTCTCCTTCGCCTTGCGGGCCGGGGAGGTCCTGGGTATCGCCGGGGTGGCGGGAAGCGGCCAGGCGGAGCTCCTCGAGGCCCTGGCGGGCCTGAGGCCCTACAGGGGCCAGGTCCGGTTCCTAGGGGCTCCCCTCCCCAAAGACCCTGCCCGCCTCTTCGCCCTGGGGGTGGCCCACGTGCCCGAGGAGCGGGCCATGGGGGTGGTGGGGGGGATGAGCGTGGCCGAGAACCTGGCCCTGCGCACCTATCCCCGCTACGCCCCAAGGGGGCTTCTGGACTACCGGGCCATGGAACGGGACGCCGAGGGCCTCATCGCCCGCTACCGCATCCAGACCCCTTCGCCCGGAACCCCGGTCCGCTTCCTCTCCGGCGGCAACGTGCAGAAGGTGATCCTGGCCCGGGAGCTCAAGGACGGCCCCAGGCTGGTGCTGGCCATGCACCCCACCTACGGCGTGGACGTGGGGGCGGCGGAGGAGGTGCACGCCAGGCTTCTGGACCTGGTGCGGGAAGGGGCGGCGGTCCTCCTGGTGAGCGAAGACCTGGACGAGATCCTGGCCCTTTCCCACCGGGTGGCGGCCATGCACCGGGGGCGGCTGGTGGGGCCCGTTCCTCGGGAGGAGATGAGCCGCGAGCGCCTGGGGCGGATGATGACGGAGGGGCGGGCATGA
- a CDS encoding ArsR/SmtB family transcription factor has protein sequence MKRMDLTQGRLEALAHPARVAMVRLLAELPDEHTLRDPRCGTAYGVCFCHLKERTGLSAPTVSHHLRILREAGLVEGVRVGRWTYYRLRPGALEALAQELLSLARQARRALEEERAV, from the coding sequence ATGAAGCGGATGGACCTCACCCAGGGCCGCCTCGAGGCCCTGGCCCACCCGGCCCGGGTGGCCATGGTGCGCCTTTTGGCCGAGCTTCCCGACGAGCACACCCTGCGGGACCCCCGTTGCGGCACCGCCTACGGGGTCTGCTTCTGCCACCTCAAGGAGAGGACGGGGCTTTCCGCCCCCACGGTGAGCCACCACCTCCGTATCCTCCGCGAGGCGGGCCTGGTGGAGGGGGTGCGGGTGGGCCGCTGGACCTACTACCGCCTGCGCCCGGGGGCCCTGGAGGCCTTGGCCCAGGAGCTTCTTTCCCTGGCCCGGCAGGCGAGACGGGCTCTGGAGGAGGAGCGGGCGGTGTGA
- a CDS encoding arsenate reductase (azurin) small subunit yields the protein MTQTLTRRRFVQLTAAATALFAAGGKAQLWYAPSLTYPAVKVANLSQVKTGQPITFNYPDASAPAILVKLGRPAIGGVGKDRDIVAFSALCTHMGCPVQYEKGRFICRCHYSMFDPAKAGQTYQGMASSWLPQIPLRIDGKGDIYAVAVAGLIWGRVKNV from the coding sequence ATGACGCAAACCCTGACCCGCAGGCGCTTCGTTCAGCTCACGGCGGCGGCCACCGCCCTCTTCGCCGCCGGGGGCAAGGCCCAGCTCTGGTACGCCCCCAGCCTCACCTACCCGGCGGTGAAGGTGGCCAACCTCTCCCAGGTGAAGACGGGCCAGCCCATCACCTTCAACTACCCCGACGCCTCCGCCCCGGCCATCCTGGTCAAGCTGGGCCGCCCCGCCATCGGCGGCGTGGGCAAGGACCGGGACATCGTGGCCTTCTCCGCCCTCTGCACCCACATGGGCTGCCCCGTCCAGTACGAGAAGGGCCGCTTCATCTGCCGCTGCCACTACTCCATGTTTGACCCCGCCAAGGCGGGCCAGACCTACCAGGGCATGGCCAGCTCCTGGCTCCCCCAGATTCCCCTGCGCATTGACGGGAAGGGGGACATCTACGCCGTGGCCGTGGCCGGCCTCATCTGGGGCCGCGTGAAGAACGTGTAG